Proteins encoded together in one Nocardioides marinisabuli window:
- a CDS encoding DedA family protein, whose amino-acid sequence MLGIEPLLFGIEWLQLEWWLGHFGQTLFWIALAVVFVECGLLFPFLPGDTLLFSLGLFIATGQIDLFPGGVVTELAIAIVLLIAAAFAGNVAGYEIGRRIGPPLYARDGRIIKRKHFDQTHDFFDRHGSTALVLGRFVAFVRTFVTVVAGATGMPRRTFWLWSFVGAVLWVVGITLLGYFLGGIPWLGDNLDFAILLILAVFAVPLVLEWRRESGTTR is encoded by the coding sequence GTGCTGGGTATCGAGCCGCTCCTGTTCGGCATCGAGTGGCTCCAGCTGGAGTGGTGGCTGGGCCACTTCGGGCAGACGCTCTTCTGGATCGCCCTCGCTGTCGTGTTCGTCGAGTGCGGGCTGCTGTTCCCGTTCCTGCCCGGCGACACCCTGCTCTTCAGCCTCGGGCTCTTCATCGCCACCGGCCAGATCGACCTGTTCCCCGGCGGCGTGGTCACCGAGCTCGCCATCGCCATCGTGCTGCTGATCGCGGCCGCCTTCGCCGGCAACGTCGCGGGCTACGAGATCGGGCGCCGCATCGGTCCACCGCTCTACGCCCGCGACGGGCGCATCATCAAGCGCAAGCACTTCGACCAGACCCACGACTTCTTCGACCGGCACGGCTCGACCGCGCTGGTGCTGGGCCGGTTCGTGGCGTTCGTGCGCACCTTCGTCACCGTCGTGGCCGGTGCGACCGGGATGCCGCGGCGCACCTTCTGGCTGTGGAGCTTCGTCGGCGCGGTGCTCTGGGTCGTGGGGATCACCCTGCTGGGCTACTTCCTGGGCGGCATCCCCTGGCTCGGCGACAACCTCGACTTCGCCATCCTGCTGATCCTCGCGGTCTTCGCGGTGCCGCTCGTGCTCGAGTGGCGCCGGGAGTCGGGCACCACCCGCTGA